A genomic stretch from Kribbella amoyensis includes:
- a CDS encoding YegP family protein translates to MAGKFELYQDKAGEYRFRLKAGNGEVIATSSESYQTKASAQNGIESIKKNAAEAAVDDQTA, encoded by the coding sequence ATGGCGGGCAAGTTCGAGCTGTATCAGGACAAGGCGGGCGAGTACCGGTTCCGGTTGAAGGCCGGCAACGGCGAGGTGATCGCGACCAGCAGCGAGAGCTACCAGACCAAGGCGAGCGCCCAGAACGGCATCGAGTCGATCAAGAAGAACGCCGCCGAGGCGGCCGTCGACGACCAGACCGCCTGA
- a CDS encoding YciI family protein gives MKYLVVLNINPAVLEALTEDEQQAIFSGHEKFLATTQESGEFHSTVALAEPAKTSVVKVRDGVPAVTDGPFLEAKEFLAGYYLLDCASLERAQELAAMIPDAAIEGLGVEVRPVIHEVGL, from the coding sequence ATGAAGTACCTGGTGGTCCTGAACATCAACCCGGCCGTGCTCGAGGCGCTGACGGAGGACGAGCAGCAGGCGATCTTCAGCGGACACGAGAAGTTCCTGGCGACGACCCAGGAGTCCGGCGAGTTCCACAGCACGGTCGCGCTGGCCGAGCCGGCGAAGACCTCGGTGGTGAAGGTGCGCGACGGCGTCCCGGCGGTGACCGACGGGCCGTTCCTGGAGGCGAAGGAGTTCCTGGCCGGCTACTACCTGCTCGACTGCGCGAGCCTGGAGCGGGCGCAGGAGCTGGCCGCGATGATCCCGGACGCCGCGATCGAGGGACTCGGCGTGGAGGTCCGCCCGGTCATCCACGAGGTCGGTCTCTGA
- a CDS encoding right-handed parallel beta-helix repeat-containing protein, with protein sequence MRRVVLSCLTLIGALLIATPPAAAATITVTTTADVVNGADGVTSLREAVDAANSAGDPTTITLAAAATYGLSLCADDDDNAGGDLDSTSDQPLTIEGNGSTIDQNCAGERVLDTTDINGALTLQELTLTGGDFFDGAALKHSGDATLTDVTATGNNGGTGRVLASPDGGALLTLTDSTITANTGTGVALSLGTVHITGSTITSNTGRGVGLVDGALTVSDSVISDNGSDGVRTTGQGSGLFTLTATTVADNGGTGVVCSACGDLTVTGSTITGNHPVGTSTGGGIQVLFDQDAPADQPVVTVTESTVAGNSRTGAGGGISTGIIENTGGPPPAQINVVRSTVTGNTASGAPDSQGGGIYAATGEVRVDNSTVTGNSADAAGGGVYTLAHDVFLRHATISGNTAGGVGRNVATGAGLHTFGSIVAGGTGSSDCGIELLTTSTGYNLDGDGSCSLTGPGDQSNVGSPQLGALTNNGGPTQTMLPLPASPANGAVPAAACTVLTTDQRGVARPQGTNCEAGSVEVAEGPPPVPACTITGTNKGDVLVGTPGPDVLCGLNGEDLLLGLGGNDILRGGNGKDVLIGGPETDVLDGGNGKDVCLGIGDTQISC encoded by the coding sequence ATGCGTCGTGTCGTCCTGTCCTGTCTCACCCTGATCGGCGCGCTGCTGATCGCGACTCCACCGGCCGCGGCCGCCACGATCACGGTGACCACCACCGCCGACGTGGTCAACGGCGCCGACGGGGTCACGTCGCTCCGGGAGGCGGTCGACGCCGCCAACTCGGCCGGCGACCCGACCACGATCACGCTCGCCGCGGCCGCGACGTACGGGCTCAGCCTGTGCGCCGATGACGACGACAACGCCGGCGGGGACCTGGACAGTACGTCGGACCAGCCGCTGACGATCGAGGGCAACGGGTCGACGATCGACCAGAACTGCGCGGGCGAACGCGTGCTCGACACGACCGACATCAACGGCGCCCTCACTCTGCAGGAGCTGACGCTGACCGGCGGCGACTTCTTCGACGGTGCCGCGCTCAAGCACTCGGGCGACGCGACCCTCACCGACGTCACGGCGACCGGCAACAACGGCGGTACCGGCCGGGTGCTCGCGAGCCCGGACGGTGGGGCCCTGCTGACCTTGACGGACTCGACCATCACCGCGAACACCGGTACCGGGGTCGCGTTGTCGCTCGGCACGGTCCACATCACCGGCTCCACCATCACCAGCAACACCGGACGCGGCGTCGGCCTGGTCGACGGGGCACTCACCGTGTCCGACTCGGTGATCAGCGACAACGGCAGCGACGGGGTCCGCACGACGGGCCAGGGTTCCGGCCTGTTCACGCTGACCGCTACGACCGTGGCCGACAACGGCGGTACCGGCGTGGTCTGCTCGGCCTGCGGGGACCTGACCGTGACGGGTTCGACGATCACCGGGAACCACCCGGTGGGGACCAGTACGGGTGGTGGGATCCAGGTGCTGTTCGACCAGGACGCGCCGGCCGACCAGCCGGTCGTGACCGTGACGGAGTCGACCGTGGCGGGCAACTCCAGGACGGGTGCGGGCGGCGGCATCAGTACCGGCATCATCGAGAACACGGGTGGACCGCCGCCGGCGCAGATCAACGTGGTCCGGTCGACCGTCACTGGGAACACGGCAAGCGGCGCCCCGGACAGCCAGGGCGGCGGGATCTACGCGGCGACCGGCGAGGTACGGGTGGACAACTCGACTGTCACGGGGAACAGCGCGGACGCCGCCGGCGGTGGGGTGTACACGCTCGCGCACGACGTCTTCCTGCGGCACGCGACGATCTCCGGCAACACGGCCGGCGGGGTCGGGCGGAACGTCGCGACCGGGGCCGGGCTGCACACGTTCGGGTCGATCGTTGCCGGCGGCACCGGTTCGAGCGACTGCGGGATCGAGCTGCTGACGACGTCGACCGGGTACAACCTGGACGGCGACGGCAGCTGCTCCCTGACCGGCCCCGGCGACCAGAGCAACGTCGGCAGTCCGCAGCTGGGAGCCCTTACAAACAACGGTGGACCGACCCAGACGATGCTCCCACTGCCCGCCAGTCCGGCGAACGGCGCCGTGCCCGCAGCGGCCTGCACTGTACTAACTACGGACCAGCGGGGAGTCGCCCGACCACAGGGCACGAACTGCGAAGCCGGGTCCGTCGAGGTGGCCGAAGGACCTCCGCCGGTCCCCGCGTGCACGATCACCGGGACCAACAAGGGCGACGTGCTCGTCGGTACGCCGGGGCCGGACGTGCTCTGCGGTCTGAACGGCGAAGACCTGCTGCTCGGACTCGGCGGCAACGACATCCTCCGCGGCGGCAACGGCAAGGACGTACTCATCGGTGGGCCCGAGACCGACGTACTCGACGGCGGGAACGGCAAGGACGTCTGCCTCGGCATCGGGGACACCCAGATCTCCTGCTGA